A region of Streptomyces sp. TG1A-60 DNA encodes the following proteins:
- a CDS encoding HNH endonuclease: protein MPHVLVLNASYEPLGVVPLRRALVLVLENKAVSLEESGAHLHSATVTLPAPSVVRLKRFVRVPYRGPVPLTRRALFARDGGRCMYCGGVATSVDHVIPRSRGGKHVWDNVVASCRRCNHVKADRHLVEIGWRLRHKPAPPTGLAWRIIGTGHRDPRWLPYLQPYGADDALARIDGISA, encoded by the coding sequence GTGCCGCACGTCCTGGTCCTCAACGCGTCGTACGAGCCGCTCGGCGTCGTACCGCTTCGCCGCGCGCTCGTCCTCGTCCTGGAGAACAAGGCCGTCTCCCTGGAGGAATCCGGCGCCCATCTGCACAGCGCGACCGTCACACTCCCCGCACCCAGCGTGGTCCGGCTCAAGCGTTTCGTCCGGGTCCCCTATCGGGGGCCCGTTCCTCTCACCCGCCGGGCGCTGTTCGCCCGTGACGGGGGCCGGTGCATGTACTGCGGTGGCGTCGCAACCAGCGTCGACCACGTCATCCCGCGCAGTCGCGGGGGCAAGCACGTCTGGGACAACGTCGTCGCGTCGTGCCGCCGCTGCAACCACGTCAAGGCGGACCGTCATCTCGTCGAGATCGGCTGGCGGCTCCGTCACAAACCCGCTCCGCCCACCGGCCTGGCCTGGCGCATCATCGGCACCGGCCATAGGGACCCGCGCTGGCTGCCCTACCTGCAGCCGTACGGCGCGGACGACGCGTTGGCCCGGATCGACGGCATCTCCGCCTGA
- a CDS encoding ABC transporter ATP-binding protein, which produces MNEKNPGPAPLLAARGLVKEHGRTRALRGASVELREGEILAVTGASGSGKSTLLNCLAGIVRPDEGSVAYAGKRLDQLPEKELSELRRTDFGVVFQFGQLIPELTAVDNVALPLLLAGTSRKEARERAGEWLERFGVRGQEEQRPGEMSGGQAQRVSLARALMTGPKVVFADEPTGALDSLASEQVMTALTHSARESGTAVLLITHDAQTAAYADREVTLKDGVVVSEADAPLEVSR; this is translated from the coding sequence ATGAACGAGAAGAACCCCGGCCCGGCGCCGCTGCTCGCGGCCCGTGGCCTCGTCAAGGAGCACGGCAGGACACGGGCGCTGCGCGGCGCCTCGGTGGAGCTGCGCGAGGGCGAGATCCTCGCCGTCACGGGGGCCAGCGGCAGCGGCAAGTCAACGTTGCTGAACTGTCTCGCGGGCATCGTCCGGCCGGACGAGGGCTCGGTGGCGTACGCCGGGAAGCGGCTCGACCAGCTCCCCGAGAAGGAGCTCAGCGAGTTGCGCCGGACGGACTTCGGAGTCGTCTTCCAGTTCGGGCAGCTGATCCCCGAGCTGACGGCCGTCGACAACGTCGCGCTGCCGCTGCTGCTGGCCGGCACCTCCCGCAAGGAGGCGCGGGAGCGGGCCGGCGAGTGGCTGGAAAGGTTCGGTGTGCGCGGGCAGGAGGAGCAGCGGCCCGGCGAGATGAGCGGTGGCCAGGCGCAGCGGGTGTCGCTGGCGCGGGCGCTGATGACGGGGCCGAAGGTGGTGTTCGCGGACGAACCGACCGGGGCGCTGGACTCGCTGGCGAGCGAGCAGGTGATGACGGCGCTGACGCACTCGGCCCGGGAGTCCGGTACGGCGGTACTGCTGATCACGCACGACGCGCAGACCGCGGCGTACGCGGACCGCGAGGTCACCCTGAAGGACGGTGTCGTGGTCTCCGAGGCCGACGCCCCCCTGGAGGTGTCCCGGTGA
- a CDS encoding mechanosensitive ion channel family protein, producing MSSVSSPLLPRAAASPSPSPSQTPTTPAVPTLEDAQESATNAASWVEENWSTWLAIGLRVLLIVVIAAVLRVVVRRAITKLIDRMNRSVPDVEGATLGGLLVNVERRRQRSQAIGSVLRSVASFLIVGTAALMVLATFEINLAPLLASAGVAGVAIGFGARNLVTDFLSGVFMILEDQYGVGDTIDAGVASGEVIEVGLRVTKLRGDNGAIWYVRNGEVKRIGNLSQGWATAGVDVTVRADEDLDKVRRTLLEVGEAMSKEEPWNEILWGPVEVLGLDDVLLESMVVRVAAKTMPGKALTVERELRWRIKKAFDAAGIRIVGGAPALADDPDDPTAGVAAPSAYASTTSPQSERATPIAPASLPR from the coding sequence GTGTCGTCCGTTTCTTCCCCGCTTCTCCCGCGGGCCGCCGCCTCGCCGTCGCCGTCCCCCTCCCAGACGCCGACGACGCCGGCCGTGCCCACGCTGGAGGACGCCCAGGAGAGCGCGACCAACGCCGCCAGCTGGGTGGAGGAGAACTGGTCCACATGGCTGGCGATCGGTCTCCGCGTCCTGCTGATCGTGGTGATAGCGGCGGTGCTGAGAGTGGTGGTCCGGCGGGCGATCACCAAGCTCATCGACCGGATGAACCGCTCCGTCCCGGACGTCGAGGGCGCCACCCTCGGCGGCCTGCTGGTCAACGTCGAGCGGCGCCGCCAGCGCTCGCAGGCCATCGGCTCGGTGCTGCGCTCGGTGGCGTCCTTCCTCATCGTGGGCACCGCCGCCCTGATGGTCCTCGCCACCTTCGAGATCAACCTCGCCCCGCTGCTGGCCTCCGCCGGTGTCGCGGGCGTCGCCATCGGTTTCGGCGCCCGGAACCTGGTCACGGACTTCCTCTCCGGTGTCTTCATGATCCTGGAGGACCAGTACGGCGTCGGCGACACCATCGACGCGGGCGTCGCCTCCGGCGAGGTCATCGAGGTCGGCCTGCGCGTCACCAAGCTGCGCGGCGACAACGGCGCGATCTGGTACGTCCGCAACGGCGAGGTCAAGCGCATCGGCAACCTCTCCCAGGGCTGGGCCACGGCCGGTGTCGACGTCACCGTCCGCGCCGACGAGGACCTCGACAAGGTCCGCCGCACCCTCCTGGAGGTCGGCGAGGCGATGAGCAAGGAGGAGCCCTGGAACGAAATCCTCTGGGGCCCCGTCGAGGTCCTCGGCCTCGACGACGTCCTCCTGGAGTCGATGGTGGTCCGCGTCGCCGCCAAGACCATGCCCGGCAAGGCCCTCACCGTCGAACGGGAACTGCGCTGGCGCATCAAGAAGGCCTTCGACGCCGCCGGCATCCGCATCGTCGGCGGCGCCCCCGCCCTCGCCGACGACCCGGACGACCCGACGGCGGGCGTGGCGGCCCCGTCGGCCTACGCGTCCACCACGTCACCGCAGTCGGAGCGGGCCACACCGATCGCACCGGCGAGCCTGCCGAGGTAG
- a CDS encoding protein phosphatase 2C domain-containing protein, whose product MSQMPQPTALTKCPICEWPLASDDRFCGACGYDLSAVPAPPEDQPTVTLNGTAGEPPEEAMPVDWPVASEPSSETPGPVVRPTDIPGTDSGGGDLPGPGRGVRFDRAHEPDEYPLAAPQPPDPRTVDPATPPAGTKLCVACRGGHVDEDGYCENCGHAQPRERDHVEQELGAVAAVSDRGLRHHRNEDAFAISSTALPDGSPAVVAIVCDGVSSATRPDDASLAAARAAGETLLDSLPRGTHPQQAMHDAIVAAANAVNALAGEPETAHQHSPHQNAPACTIVGSVVTPTLLVVGWVGDSRAYWVPVDRSAPPARLTEDDSWAAQMVAAGLMNEAEAYADERAHAITGWLGADAYELEPHTASFKPDRPGVVVVCTDGLWNYAEAAEEMAGAVPLDAAERPLHCAQVLVGRALDGGGHDNVTVAVLPFPALPQGAGSA is encoded by the coding sequence ATGTCGCAGATGCCCCAGCCGACCGCGCTGACGAAGTGCCCGATCTGCGAGTGGCCCCTCGCTTCGGACGACCGCTTCTGCGGTGCGTGCGGCTATGACCTCTCGGCGGTGCCCGCGCCGCCGGAGGACCAGCCGACCGTCACCCTGAACGGGACGGCGGGCGAGCCGCCCGAGGAGGCCATGCCCGTGGACTGGCCCGTCGCCTCCGAGCCGAGTTCCGAGACCCCCGGGCCGGTGGTCCGTCCCACCGACATCCCGGGCACCGACTCGGGCGGCGGCGACCTGCCCGGTCCGGGGCGGGGCGTCCGGTTCGACCGGGCCCACGAGCCCGACGAGTATCCGCTGGCCGCGCCCCAGCCGCCGGACCCGCGGACCGTCGACCCGGCCACACCGCCGGCCGGCACGAAGCTGTGCGTGGCCTGCCGCGGAGGGCATGTCGACGAGGACGGCTACTGCGAGAACTGCGGGCACGCCCAGCCGCGGGAACGCGACCACGTGGAACAGGAGTTGGGCGCGGTCGCCGCGGTCAGCGACCGGGGGTTGCGCCACCACCGCAACGAGGACGCGTTCGCGATCTCCTCGACGGCGCTGCCCGACGGCTCCCCCGCGGTCGTCGCGATCGTCTGCGACGGCGTGTCCTCCGCGACCCGCCCCGACGACGCCTCGCTCGCCGCCGCCCGCGCCGCGGGCGAAACGCTGCTGGACTCCCTGCCGCGCGGCACCCACCCGCAGCAGGCGATGCACGACGCGATCGTCGCCGCCGCCAACGCCGTCAACGCCCTGGCGGGGGAGCCGGAGACGGCCCATCAGCACTCCCCGCACCAGAACGCTCCGGCGTGCACCATCGTCGGCTCCGTCGTCACCCCGACCCTGCTCGTCGTGGGCTGGGTCGGCGACAGCCGCGCCTACTGGGTCCCGGTGGACCGCAGCGCGCCCCCGGCCCGGCTCACCGAGGACGACTCGTGGGCGGCACAGATGGTGGCCGCGGGACTGATGAACGAGGCCGAGGCGTATGCCGACGAGCGCGCCCACGCGATCACCGGCTGGCTCGGCGCGGACGCGTACGAACTGGAGCCGCACACCGCTTCCTTCAAACCCGACCGGCCGGGTGTAGTGGTGGTGTGCACCGACGGACTGTGGAACTACGCGGAGGCCGCCGAGGAGATGGCCGGGGCCGTGCCCCTGGACGCGGCCGAGCGACCGCTGCACTGCGCGCAGGTCCTGGTCGGCCGCGCCCTCGACGGCGGCGGCCACGACAACGTAACAGTGGC
- a CDS encoding glutamate ABC transporter substrate-binding protein, with translation MSAVRRLRAGLRGWGGVGTMVVLCALTVVFALVLPVSGTRGDGATGTGGESVARSSQARADECDTMDDPENQSLRPSSDESGPIIARIRKNDFITVGVDQNSYGWGYRDPNNTTAGAELEGFDIDLAHHIADEILGDPDKVRFRAVPTNQRIPAIESGQVDMVVRTMTISCTRMREVAFSQPYFKTGQQVLAPKSSTVKGYGRTLAGKRVCSASGSTAWEILKADQKSGKLPASADITSVNPPNQLDCLVRLQLGEVDAVVTDGALAASQAAQDPTVDLMGEPFTTEYYGVAMHLEAEALVRRVNQVLEEYLKDGWQASYNTWLSATLGDNSADSRPPADQKYRD, from the coding sequence ATGAGTGCGGTACGACGCCTGCGGGCCGGCCTCAGGGGCTGGGGCGGCGTGGGCACGATGGTGGTCCTCTGCGCCCTGACCGTCGTCTTCGCCCTGGTTCTGCCGGTCAGCGGAACACGCGGCGACGGCGCCACGGGCACCGGCGGCGAGAGTGTCGCCCGGAGCTCCCAGGCACGGGCGGACGAGTGCGACACCATGGACGATCCGGAGAACCAGAGCCTCAGGCCCTCCTCCGACGAGTCCGGCCCGATCATCGCGAGGATCAGGAAGAACGACTTCATCACGGTCGGCGTCGACCAGAACAGCTACGGCTGGGGCTACCGCGACCCGAACAACACCACCGCGGGCGCCGAGCTGGAAGGCTTCGACATCGACCTGGCGCACCACATAGCCGACGAGATCCTCGGCGACCCCGACAAGGTGCGCTTCCGGGCGGTTCCCACGAACCAGCGCATCCCGGCGATCGAATCCGGGCAGGTCGACATGGTGGTCCGCACCATGACGATCAGTTGCACGCGCATGCGTGAAGTCGCCTTCTCCCAGCCGTACTTCAAGACCGGACAGCAGGTCCTGGCCCCCAAGTCCTCCACCGTCAAGGGGTACGGCAGGACGCTGGCGGGCAAGAGGGTCTGCTCGGCCAGCGGTTCCACCGCCTGGGAGATCCTGAAGGCCGACCAGAAGTCCGGCAAGCTGCCCGCCTCCGCCGACATCACCTCCGTCAACCCGCCCAACCAACTCGACTGCCTGGTAAGGCTCCAGCTCGGCGAGGTCGACGCCGTGGTCACCGACGGCGCCCTCGCCGCGAGCCAGGCGGCACAGGACCCGACGGTCGATCTGATGGGCGAGCCGTTCACCACCGAGTACTACGGCGTGGCGATGCACCTGGAGGCGGAAGCTCTGGTACGCCGGGTCAACCAGGTTCTGGAGGAGTACCTGAAGGACGGCTGGCAAGCCTCGTACAACACCTGGCTGTCCGCGACGCTCGGCGACAACTCGGCGGACTCCCGGCCACCAGCCGACCAGAAGTACCGGGACTGA
- a CDS encoding tetratricopeptide repeat protein has translation MSRTDEDPASEQGRQQSCQRPGCSGSYEDVGGGELYCETCGLAPVVSAGGMVSSPPTGITGGGKGSRGSGPNSSRSSRSSRTSARSSQSRRSVSGRLSRALSGKSTGRSVSVRSSGKTASSSGRARLGVGLVQVPDVPRPDPRSMVLETAEVPERKRFCSRSDCGAPVGRARGDRPGRTEGFCTKCGHPYSFVPKLHSGDIVRGQYEVVGCLAHGGLGWIYLAVDRAVSDRWVVLKGLLDTGDQDAMAAAISERRFLAEIEHSNIVRIYNFVEHLDQRTGSLDGYIVMEYVGGKSLKEIANDRRTANGRRDPLPVEQACAYGIEALEALGHLHSRNLLYCDFKVDNAIQTEDQLKLIDMGAVRRMDDDESAIYGTVGYQAPEVADVGPSVASDLYTVARTLAVLTFDFQGYTNVFVDSLPDPDNIEVFRQYESFYRLLVRATDPDPARRFASAQEMAEQLTGVLREVVSLQTGRARPALSTIFGPELKVTDTELFAELDGEVSRLGTRRDKAAVKNGGSPSGTPALLTGGSPSPAKLTKQLDTAASALALPVPRVDPGDANAGFLAGLMASAPTELITALHAAPSGSLELRLRELRARLEMGEFSIALATLDALERDHPDDWRVVWYRGVAALATGDHENAALSFDAIYDAFPGEPAPKLALGLCAEVLGQLDNAAEYYRLVWTTDPSFVSAAFGLARVRLTAGDRQNAVRVLESVPEASIHYTAARVAAVRARLRHRTEAALAPGTASSGAVPDAPFLEDLTAAAGQVEALGGYGLDAVRREQLSTEVLGCALDWVLSGSQGAAPPAGERVLLGSALDERGLRFGLERSYRTLARLAQGGDERIDLVERANRYRPRTWV, from the coding sequence GTGAGTCGGACGGACGAGGACCCCGCCAGCGAGCAGGGGCGGCAGCAGTCGTGTCAGCGGCCCGGTTGCTCGGGTTCGTACGAGGACGTGGGCGGCGGCGAGCTGTACTGCGAAACCTGCGGTCTGGCCCCGGTCGTCTCGGCCGGCGGCATGGTCTCCTCCCCGCCCACCGGCATCACCGGGGGCGGCAAGGGCTCACGCGGCTCCGGGCCGAACAGCTCACGCTCCTCGCGCTCCTCGCGGACGTCCGCCCGCTCCTCGCAGTCCCGGCGCTCTGTCTCGGGCCGGCTCTCGCGCGCCCTGTCGGGCAAGTCGACGGGCCGCTCGGTGTCGGTGCGCAGTTCCGGCAAAACCGCCTCCTCCTCCGGGCGGGCGCGGCTCGGCGTCGGTCTGGTCCAGGTCCCGGACGTGCCGCGCCCGGACCCGCGTTCGATGGTCCTGGAGACCGCCGAGGTACCCGAGCGGAAGCGGTTCTGCTCACGCTCCGACTGCGGGGCGCCGGTCGGGCGGGCGCGCGGTGACCGGCCGGGGCGCACGGAGGGCTTCTGCACCAAGTGCGGCCACCCGTACTCGTTCGTGCCGAAGCTGCACTCGGGCGACATCGTGCGCGGCCAGTACGAGGTCGTGGGCTGTCTCGCGCACGGCGGCCTGGGCTGGATCTACCTCGCCGTAGACCGGGCGGTGTCGGACCGGTGGGTCGTGCTGAAGGGCCTCCTCGACACGGGCGACCAGGACGCGATGGCCGCCGCGATCTCCGAGCGGCGTTTCCTCGCCGAGATCGAGCACTCCAACATCGTCCGCATCTACAACTTCGTCGAACACCTCGACCAGCGCACCGGCTCGCTGGACGGGTACATCGTGATGGAGTACGTCGGCGGCAAGTCCCTCAAGGAGATCGCCAACGACCGCCGCACGGCAAACGGTCGGCGTGATCCGCTCCCGGTCGAGCAGGCCTGCGCGTACGGCATCGAGGCCCTGGAGGCGCTCGGCCACCTCCACAGCCGCAATCTGCTGTACTGCGACTTCAAGGTCGACAACGCGATCCAGACCGAGGACCAGCTCAAGCTGATCGACATGGGCGCGGTGCGCCGGATGGACGACGACGAGTCGGCCATCTACGGCACGGTCGGCTACCAGGCGCCCGAAGTGGCCGACGTCGGCCCGTCGGTGGCCTCCGATCTCTACACGGTCGCCCGTACGCTCGCGGTACTCACCTTCGACTTCCAGGGCTACACGAACGTCTTCGTGGACTCCCTGCCCGACCCGGACAACATCGAGGTCTTCCGCCAGTACGAGTCCTTCTACCGCCTGCTGGTGCGGGCCACCGACCCCGACCCGGCCCGCCGGTTCGCCTCCGCGCAGGAGATGGCGGAGCAGCTGACGGGGGTGCTGCGCGAGGTCGTCTCACTGCAGACGGGCCGGGCACGGCCCGCGCTGTCGACGATCTTCGGGCCCGAACTGAAGGTCACGGACACGGAGTTGTTCGCGGAGCTGGACGGGGAGGTGTCCCGGCTGGGGACACGGCGCGACAAGGCGGCCGTGAAGAACGGCGGTTCGCCTTCCGGTACGCCCGCGCTGCTGACCGGTGGCTCGCCCTCCCCCGCGAAGCTCACCAAGCAGCTGGACACCGCCGCCTCGGCCCTCGCGCTGCCCGTCCCGCGCGTGGACCCCGGGGACGCCAACGCCGGGTTCCTGGCGGGCCTCATGGCCTCCGCGCCCACCGAGTTGATCACGGCGCTGCACGCGGCGCCCAGCGGCTCCCTGGAGCTGCGGCTGCGGGAACTGCGGGCCCGCCTGGAGATGGGCGAGTTCAGCATCGCGCTGGCCACCCTGGACGCCCTGGAGCGGGATCACCCCGACGACTGGCGGGTGGTCTGGTACCGCGGTGTGGCCGCACTCGCCACCGGCGACCACGAGAACGCCGCACTGTCCTTCGACGCGATCTACGACGCCTTCCCGGGCGAGCCGGCTCCCAAGCTGGCCCTCGGCCTGTGCGCGGAGGTGCTGGGGCAGCTGGACAACGCCGCCGAGTACTACCGCCTGGTGTGGACGACCGACCCCAGCTTCGTCAGCGCCGCGTTCGGGCTCGCCCGGGTGCGGCTGACCGCCGGGGACCGGCAGAACGCCGTCCGCGTCCTGGAGTCCGTACCGGAGGCGTCCATCCACTACACCGCCGCCCGCGTCGCCGCCGTACGGGCGCGGCTCAGACACCGTACGGAGGCGGCGCTCGCGCCCGGGACCGCGTCGTCCGGTGCCGTACCGGACGCGCCGTTCCTGGAGGACCTGACCGCCGCCGCCGGGCAGGTCGAGGCGCTCGGCGGGTACGGTCTGGACGCGGTGCGCCGCGAGCAGTTGTCCACAGAGGTCCTCGGCTGTGCCCTGGACTGGGTACTCTCCGGTAGCCAGGGTGCCGCGCCCCCGGCCGGCGAGCGGGTGCTGCTCGGCAGCGCGCTGGACGAACGCGGCCTCCGCTTCGGACTGGAGCGGTCGTACCGCACACTGGCCCGGCTCGCTCAAGGCGGCGATGAGAGGATCGACCTGGTGGAACGTGCCAACCGTTACCGCCCCCGGACGTGGGTGTAG
- a CDS encoding PadR family transcriptional regulator, which translates to MSIRHILLGLLAGGPSHGYDLKRRHDERFPQARPLAYGQVYTTLQRLVRDGLAEVDGTEADSGPERTMYRSTDEGARELAKWAGEITPPAPFVTNEIFAKLVVSILADGDPAAHLQAQRTAHMARMRELTAVKTTPGADLATVLAADYALNHLDADLRWMNTTTARLTTLTAEVDAA; encoded by the coding sequence ATGAGCATCCGTCACATCCTGTTGGGGCTGCTCGCAGGGGGACCCAGCCATGGCTACGACCTCAAGCGACGGCACGACGAACGCTTCCCGCAGGCCCGCCCGCTGGCCTACGGGCAGGTCTACACGACTCTTCAGCGCCTGGTCCGCGACGGTCTCGCCGAGGTCGACGGCACCGAGGCGGACAGCGGCCCGGAGCGGACGATGTACCGCTCGACGGACGAGGGGGCGCGCGAACTGGCCAAATGGGCCGGAGAGATCACGCCGCCCGCGCCATTCGTGACGAACGAGATCTTCGCCAAGCTCGTCGTCTCGATCCTCGCCGACGGCGATCCGGCGGCCCATCTACAGGCGCAGCGCACCGCGCACATGGCGCGGATGCGGGAGCTGACGGCCGTGAAGACCACGCCGGGAGCCGATCTCGCGACCGTGCTCGCGGCGGACTACGCCCTCAACCACCTCGACGCCGATCTCCGCTGGATGAACACCACCACGGCCCGGCTGACCACCCTGACCGCGGAGGTCGACGCAGCATGA
- a CDS encoding ABC transporter permease: MNALVNDLRLAVLLTGGSDRREWWRVTLTGLGAALATAFAMAAAVLASLRGRYSVPVADGLLNNPGERAGAILTLMVLLIPVLGFLGQCTRVGAVHRDRRLAGLRLAGASAGQVRRIAALETGVSCLAGSAVATLLFVLFLLREWHSPSLLAWAGIALVALGVPVLGAVASVLALRRVVTSPLGWVRRVGPSSGRGPGWVFLGAVALLVIAALGAVASTSMNMPDNSLRQTPLVFFGALLAVGAGAVLLSGIVSTLTGRWFAARTGSPAVLIAAERLRSDPWAAARTHASVVMGTVVGAGYIGVRQALLADLDDGTGFAASRSFYVTGLNLTAAAVLVGFAITFFALAVGTAESLATRRRGLAAQVAAGVPYEALRRALLLETALPLAPPLLVAGLGGTAIAVAYASAMGNILVIPYGALLVPVAVYGACLLAAATSVPLLRRTVRPGELRYT, from the coding sequence GTGAACGCACTGGTGAACGACCTCCGGCTGGCCGTCCTGCTGACCGGGGGCTCCGACCGGCGCGAGTGGTGGCGGGTGACGCTGACGGGCCTGGGGGCGGCGCTGGCGACGGCCTTCGCCATGGCGGCGGCGGTGCTGGCCTCCTTGCGGGGCCGGTACAGCGTGCCGGTCGCCGACGGACTGCTGAACAACCCGGGTGAACGCGCCGGGGCGATCCTCACCCTGATGGTCCTGCTGATACCGGTGCTCGGGTTCCTGGGCCAGTGCACCCGCGTGGGCGCCGTGCACCGCGACCGGCGGCTCGCCGGGCTGCGGCTGGCCGGGGCGTCGGCGGGGCAGGTGCGCAGGATCGCGGCGCTGGAGACCGGGGTGTCCTGCCTGGCCGGTTCGGCGGTCGCCACCCTCTTGTTCGTGCTGTTCCTGCTGCGCGAGTGGCACAGCCCCTCCCTCCTGGCCTGGGCGGGGATCGCGCTGGTGGCGTTGGGCGTGCCGGTGCTTGGCGCGGTCGCGAGCGTACTCGCGCTGCGCCGGGTGGTGACCTCCCCGCTGGGCTGGGTGCGGCGCGTGGGGCCGAGCTCGGGGCGGGGGCCCGGCTGGGTGTTCCTGGGGGCGGTGGCGCTGCTGGTGATCGCGGCTCTGGGCGCCGTCGCCAGCACCAGCATGAACATGCCCGACAACTCCCTGAGGCAGACCCCGCTGGTGTTCTTCGGCGCGCTGCTCGCGGTGGGCGCGGGCGCGGTGCTGCTGTCGGGCATCGTGTCGACGCTGACCGGCCGATGGTTCGCCGCACGCACCGGGAGCCCGGCGGTGCTGATCGCCGCCGAGCGGCTGCGGTCCGACCCGTGGGCGGCGGCCCGCACCCACGCGAGCGTGGTCATGGGGACCGTCGTCGGCGCCGGGTACATCGGTGTGCGGCAGGCGCTGCTGGCGGACCTCGACGACGGGACGGGCTTCGCCGCGAGCAGGTCCTTCTACGTCACCGGTCTGAACCTGACCGCCGCCGCCGTCCTCGTCGGCTTCGCGATCACCTTCTTCGCGCTGGCCGTCGGCACCGCCGAGTCCCTCGCCACCCGCCGCCGGGGCCTCGCCGCGCAGGTCGCCGCCGGGGTGCCGTACGAGGCCCTGCGCCGGGCCCTGCTGCTGGAGACCGCCCTGCCCCTGGCACCGCCGCTGCTGGTCGCCGGCCTCGGCGGCACGGCGATCGCCGTCGCGTACGCCTCGGCCATGGGCAACATCCTGGTGATCCCCTACGGCGCGCTCCTGGTCCCCGTCGCGGTCTACGGCGCCTGCCTGCTGGCGGCGGCCACGTCGGTGCCGCTGCTGCGCCGGACCGTGCGGCCGGGAGAGCTGCGATACACGTGA